CAGGAAAACGTATTGGCATTTATGAACATTCGAGTGCCGGTCGCGATCTTTACTATCGTATCTTTGAACAACTTGGTGCAGAAGTTATCGCCTTAGAGCGTAGTGACCAATTTGTGCCAATTGATACCGAAGCTGTATCCGAAGAAGATCATAAGAAAGCGGTCAATTGGTCCAAAAAACATAACCTCGATGCTATTTTTTCAACCGATGGTGATGGTGACCGACCATTAGTCGCTGACGAAAATGGAATTTGGCTACGTGGTGATATTCTCGGTTTGTTAACTGCTGCAGCACTTAATATAGAAGCCCTTGTGGTACCTGTTAGTTGTAATACTGCGATTGAGCTTAGTGGTAAGTTTATTCATGTTGAACGTACAAAAATAGGCTCTCCTTATGTCATCGCAGAGTTTTTACGTTTATCCAACAAGTTTAAGTCGATTGCTGGTTTTGAAGCTAACGGTGGCTTCTTACTGGCTAGTGAAGTGCAAGTTAATGGTAAACCGTTAAAAGCTTTACCTACGCGTGATGCAGTACTACCAGTGTTAATGTTACTAGCTGCAGCTAAGAGTTGTACTATATCCGAATTAGTTAATGCTTTACCACAGCGTTATACCTACAGTGACCGAATACAGAATTTTGCAATAGAAAAAAGCCAAGCGATTATAGCTGACGGCAATCGGTCGCCTGAGGCGCTATTGCAGCGACTTGGTTTTGATTATGCAGAAATTAAAAATGTAGATGGAACTGATGGTCTAAGGATTATGTTTACTGATGGACGTATTATTCATCTAAGGCCATCAGGGAATGCCCCTGAACTGCGATTTTATGCAGAAGCTGATAGTTTTCAGACTGCCAAACTTTGTGTTGAGAACGCGATAATAAACATTTAATAGTTTTAGAAGTATAACGAAGAGTTAGTGGTCTCTAATGACTAATAACTTACTGTATAGAATTTAAAGTATGGTTTAAAAATGTCAAAAAATAAAGTTGCGTTAATTACCGGTGTTACTGGTCAAGATGGTTCTTACCTTGCAGAGCTTTTACTTGAAAAAGGATATGAGGTTCATGGAATTAAACGCCGTGCATCTTCATTGAATACCGAGCGTGTTGATCATATATACCAAGATAGTCATCAGGAAAATCAAAAGTTTTTCTTGCATTATGGTGATTTAACAGATAGTTCAAACCTAACCCGCATCTTAAAGGAAGTGCAGCCTGATGAGGTTTATAACTTAGGTGCGCAATCGCATGTAGCAGTTTCCTTTGAGTGCCCTGAATATACCGCGGATGTTGATGCAATGGGCACACTTCGTCTATTAGAAGCTATTCGCTTCTTAGGACTAGAAAAGAAAACAAAATTCTACCAAGCATCTACTTCAGAGCTATATGGTGAAGTACAAGAGATTCCACAAAAAGAAACAACACCATTTCACCCGCGCTCACCTTATGCTGTTGCTAAAATGTACGCCTACTGGATAGTAGTAAATTATCGCGAGTCTTATGGTATGTATGCCTGTAATGGAATTTTATTTAACCATGAGTCGCCTCGACGTGGTGAAACCTTTGTAACACGTAAAATTACCCGTGCAATAGCAAATATTTCACAAGGGTTAGAGAAATGTTTGTTTCTAGGTAATATGGATGCTCTGCGTGACTGGGGTCATGCAAAAGATTATGTGCGTATGCAATGGATGATGTTACAACAAGAAACTGCTGATGATTTTGTTATTGCAACAGGCAAGCAAATTTCTGTACGCGAATTTGTTACATTATCAGCAAAAGAAGCAGGTATTGAACTTGAGTTCACAGGTGAAGGACTTGATGAAGTTGCCACGATAACTGCCATTACAGGGAATGATGCACCAGCATTAAAAGTAGGTGATGTGATTGTTAAAGTTGATCCACGTTACTTCCGTCCCGCAGAAGTTGAAACTCTATTAGGTGATCCAACAAAAGCAAAAGAAAAACTTGGTTGGGTTCCACAGATAACTGTTGAAGAAATGTGTGCCGAAATGGTAGAAAATGACTTAAATAAAGCTAAACAACACGCGATTTTGAAAGAGCACGGTTACAATATAACTGTGACGGTTGAAAGTTAGTAAAAAACATCCATCACAAAGAGACGTAAGCATTAACCAGAGGGGGATTGACTGCCCAACATCTGGGTAGTCGCATTTACCAATCACGCCCGCGATGATAGTGATGATCACTGTTATCGGGGATAACTTGCGCTTCTTGCATGTTTCAACGACTGACAATATGCGGGAGCGAAACTTTTCACCTCTATCCGAGCTGGTGCCATAGCAGATCTTGCGCATTATCACGCGCTACGCAAACAACGCTCAGCTTCGTTATTGGTCAAAGGTGTGCCTGGGTGAAGCGCTTAATACTGCGCTTTAGTCGTTGCATTCGCCGACGCCACATTATTTCGTCAACTTCACCGGCTTCATATCTATGTTGAGTGCGAAATACGGACTTGAATAGTAATACCAGTCGATTGCCGATACTCGCGGTATGCCCCCTCCCTGAATAATCGGCCATTTGTTGTAAATTACGTTGCACATGGGCAAGGAAAAATTGATGCTGTTCGGGATCAATCCAGTTGTAGCTGGGACATTGGTCACTCACGACAATCGTTGGGTATGCTCTTCACCATTACGATAGTGCATCGTCTCTTTAACATGAACTAATGACGCTTTTTTTTATGTGTTGATGCAAGACTTGGTGCGTCGGCGTCAGCATGCTACTGACTCGCCCTTGCGCTTCAGAAATCAGACCGGTAGAGACATGACTTGCAGTAAACGTTGAATTTTACGTACATTCAGGTGATACAAGCCACTGAGCATAGCCACGTAACTGAGTAATCGTGGCCCATCTGACCTCGGGAGACACTACAGGTAAGGCTCCTTTGCTCACTGTGTTGCACTGCTGACAACGCCCGTAAAATAACTGGTATTCGGTGATATCAAGTGTAGGTTTAGGTCGTTCAAACACCTGATGACGATAGCTTGGAGCCGGGTTGGCAATGACCTCGCCACCACAATCAGAGCAACATGAATCGGGTAAGCAAGCGACTTGCTCATCGGTTGCGCTGAGTTCCGCTAATGGTCTTTTATGCCCCGAGTGTCCAGGTTGAGCGCCAACCTTATTTCCACTACAAGGCGTTTGAGTTTTTTTGCTCTCGGCCTTATCCACAGGGGAGGCAGAGGATGGTGACTTGGATGATTTTCTAGAGCTCAATGTTAGGCGGTCTTCATATTCATGTAACTTTTTCCCACAGTTCTTGAATGAGTCAGTTTGCTTTGTTTTCAACAAGTTCAGCAGCCGTAGGCGGCTCTGTTGCGAATTGATTTTTCTTTTTCATGAAGCCTTTTACATGGCAAAAAGATCATTCAATAGCTATATAATCAAACTTGATCGATCATCAATTGATCATGCCAGTAAGGGGTTGGTGAATGGTTACACAAAGATACATAATGAGGTAATTCGCTTAAATTGAATATGTGATAAAGAGGTTTTTAAAGTTAATCCTCTTTGTTTTCTTATTCAGTTCTCTTTGTGATTAAAAGTTTAAGGTTAACGAATCAACAGACGGCACTAGATTTTTTAAAATGAAAATAGATCTAGTTTATTTGACGGATCTTGAGTTTTTATCAACAAAAGTATATTGCTTTTTAATAAGATCTAGAAACAGCATCGCTCAGAGTAAATATGAAAAACGTAGTCCTAAAAAATTTCACATACCTTTCTTTATTTAATATTATGATGGTTGGATTTCCAATCTTTATATACCCTTTAGTAGTCTCTCGAATTGGAAGTGAATTACTGGGGAAAGTTGTTTTTTATCAAACGTTCGCTTTTTACATTACGGTTGTGGTTAATTTTGGTTTTAATATTACGAGCACAAAAAAAATTGCTAATAATGAAGTGGGAAAACCAAATATTTTATTTTGGGATATATTTCACTTTAAAATTGCTACTTATCTTATTTGTGTAAACATTTTATTTCTAATATTTGATTATTATCAATATGATTTGAAGTTAGTGTTTTTTGTCTTATTAATACCCTTGTATGATGTTTTTGTACCACAGTGGTATTACCATGGGCGACAAACTATGGGGATCATAACTACATTAACGGCAGTTAATCGAGTGGTCATGCTTTTTCTGATTTATTTTTTAGTGCAAAAAGAGCAAGATTATATATTATATGCTGCGATTATATCGGTTATCCCTTTAGTTTTTTCCATTATATCATTTATAGTATTAATTAATGGGAAGGAGGGATTAAATTACGTCAAACCAAATTTGACTAGAATAAGGAGAGAGGTTTCTGAGTCACAAGTCATCTTTTATGCTTCATTATCATCGGTTATTAAAGACAGATCTAATGTTATTCTAATTGGATCATATATTGGCTATACAGAAGTAGCTGCATACGATTTAGTACTTAAACTTATTAATATAATATCAGGTTTTTTTTCAAATTACACTCAGGCTTTTTTTCCTCACATGTCTCAGAGGATGAATGTATCTGAGTTCAAGTCATCCTTGTTTAGATTATCTCTTATCGCATTAATAGTTACAGTTTTTGGCTATATTGTAGTGTTTTATTCTGGAGAGATTTTCGGTTTTTTACGGTTATCTCAATTTGATTTTGCATTTATTACATCAATGAAAGATATCGCGTTTATAGTATTACCAATTATTTTTATTAGGTCTACCTGCTATATGATAGGGCTAGGGGTTTTAATAACATCAGGGTTAACTAAGGAATATGCTAAAAATCTTTGGTACTCTAATTTAGTTTATATGTTATTAATAAGTACACTAGTTATTTTCGAAATGGTTAATATCGATAATTTAAGTTATGTATTAGTAGGCACTCTAATATTTGAATTGTTATACAGAATATATATATGTATAAAACATGATAAATCACATTGGATATTTTAGAGGATTATCTCTAACTAAGTATGTTGAATTGGAAACAAAACAGTAATGAAAGTATCAGTGCTATTATCTGCATATAATGCAGAAGACTTTATTGAGAAAGCAATAAAATCTATTCTTGAACAATCTTATAATAACTTAGAGTTGATTGTTATAAATGATGGTTCTACAGATGGAACTCTGAGCATAATAAATAAATTTAATGACCCTCGATTGGTTCTTATCAATCGTGAAAATAAAGGCCTTACAAAGTCTTTGAATGAAGCTATTGATATTGCAACAGGGGAATACATTTGTAGACAAGATGCAGATGACTACAGTTATAAAAATAGAATTGAGACACAATTGGAGTTTTTGACTGTAACAGGTTCAGATCTGGTTTTTTGTCAAGCTTACGATGGATTAAATGCAATGCCAAAAAGGCATATGCTTAATAAAAAAATCACTGCAAGGCAACTTATTTTCGGTAATGTCTTGACTCATGGTACAGTTTTCGGAAAAGCATTAATATTTAAAGAAAATAGATATGATGAAGATTGGAAGTTTGGGCAAGATTATGAGTTGTGGTTGAGATTGTTAAAGCTTGGCTTCTGTATGAATTGGTCTGAAGATGAATTGTATTTTTTGAAAAAACACGAAAATTCAATCTCAGTCTTAAATGCTAGTAAGCAAGAAGAACTGGCAATTAATGCAATTAGGAAAAATGGCTATAATGATTTATTTTTTATTAGAAAACACGATGGACTAGTTTCAACATTTTTCAAGAAAATTCTTAAAAGATTTATTTTGTTTATTGAAACGTAGCAAATTATTACTTTGCATAATGCAATTTCTGGCAATAATCACATCAAAGACTAATTGATTAATGTACTGATTTTTGAAAGGTTTAGGGTATTGAATATTATGAATAAGGTCCTTTTTGATTTGACCTCAACACAAAGCTCATCAGAGTCACCAGTTCACGGTGGTGGAGAGTATGCTAAATTTGTTTTTTATGCAGCGTTAAAGTTCTCTAAAAGATTAGTGTGTTTTTACGATGCAAAAAGAGAACTAGATAAGAGTATATTTCATAAATGTACTAGTGCTAACGTAGAGCTAATCGCTATTGAATCTCACAAAGATATTTCTGAACTATTAGAACGAGATGACATTCAGACTTTGTATTCAGCTTTACCATATGAATATGACAGCTTAGAACTTCATGGAAAGCGATTTGTTGGAACAGTACATGGAATAAGAAGTGTAGAGTGCCCAACCGACAAATTTGAATATATCTATAAGTTGAGTAAGAAATCACAATTACGATCATTTGTTGGAAATTTAGTTAAAAGTAGATCGTCTAGAAAAGAAAATGCAAAAAAATCTTTTGCAAAGTTGTTGTATAAGAGTAATTTTGAGATTATTACTGACTCAATACATTCAAAGTATAGTATGTTAGCCCATTATCCTGAACTTAATTCAGAAAATATAGTCGTTTTTAGATGTCCATATAACTTCGATAAAACATCTATAAAAGAAAGCTTGAAGTCTCGTGATTATTTTTTACTTGTTAGTGCTAATAGATGGATAAAAAACAACTACAGAAGTATTATTGCTTTAGATCAACTATTTAGTGAACAAAAGTTAGAACAAAACGTAGTTGTTTTAGGTTGTGGTGAGGTAGATTTTTCTAAACATGTCGTCAATCGTGATAAGTTTATTTTCGAAGGTTATGTAGAAGAGACAAAGTTGAATGATTATTTTTCAAATGCTTACGCATTTATATATTCGACTTTAAATGAAGGCTATGGCTACCCACCAATAAAGGCAATGGAATACGGAACTCCAGTTCTCGCATCATCGAATACGAGTGTCCATGAAGTTTGTAAGGATGCGGCAATTTATTTTAACCCTCTTTCTATAAGTGAGTTAAAAACTAGAATTCTAACTTTGGTCAATGAACAATCCCTA
This portion of the Shewanella violacea DSS12 genome encodes:
- a CDS encoding phosphomannomutase; translated protein: MVTKSMLISSKIIAKSGVVFGTSGARGLVTQFTPIVCAAFTVAFITAMKRDFNFKTVAIAIDNRPSSYAMAQACAGALNQINIDVVYYGVVPTPALAYAAQEDVMPAIMVTGSHIPFDRNGLKFYRPDGEISKADEQGIINEKVQFTELAELAELAVHKRASEEYIIRYTSLFDTPWLAGKRIGIYEHSSAGRDLYYRIFEQLGAEVIALERSDQFVPIDTEAVSEEDHKKAVNWSKKHNLDAIFSTDGDGDRPLVADENGIWLRGDILGLLTAAALNIEALVVPVSCNTAIELSGKFIHVERTKIGSPYVIAEFLRLSNKFKSIAGFEANGGFLLASEVQVNGKPLKALPTRDAVLPVLMLLAAAKSCTISELVNALPQRYTYSDRIQNFAIEKSQAIIADGNRSPEALLQRLGFDYAEIKNVDGTDGLRIMFTDGRIIHLRPSGNAPELRFYAEADSFQTAKLCVENAIINI
- the gmd gene encoding GDP-mannose 4,6-dehydratase gives rise to the protein MSKNKVALITGVTGQDGSYLAELLLEKGYEVHGIKRRASSLNTERVDHIYQDSHQENQKFFLHYGDLTDSSNLTRILKEVQPDEVYNLGAQSHVAVSFECPEYTADVDAMGTLRLLEAIRFLGLEKKTKFYQASTSELYGEVQEIPQKETTPFHPRSPYAVAKMYAYWIVVNYRESYGMYACNGILFNHESPRRGETFVTRKITRAIANISQGLEKCLFLGNMDALRDWGHAKDYVRMQWMMLQQETADDFVIATGKQISVREFVTLSAKEAGIELEFTGEGLDEVATITAITGNDAPALKVGDVIVKVDPRYFRPAEVETLLGDPTKAKEKLGWVPQITVEEMCAEMVENDLNKAKQHAILKEHGYNITVTVES
- a CDS encoding oligosaccharide flippase family protein — protein: MKNVVLKNFTYLSLFNIMMVGFPIFIYPLVVSRIGSELLGKVVFYQTFAFYITVVVNFGFNITSTKKIANNEVGKPNILFWDIFHFKIATYLICVNILFLIFDYYQYDLKLVFFVLLIPLYDVFVPQWYYHGRQTMGIITTLTAVNRVVMLFLIYFLVQKEQDYILYAAIISVIPLVFSIISFIVLINGKEGLNYVKPNLTRIRREVSESQVIFYASLSSVIKDRSNVILIGSYIGYTEVAAYDLVLKLINIISGFFSNYTQAFFPHMSQRMNVSEFKSSLFRLSLIALIVTVFGYIVVFYSGEIFGFLRLSQFDFAFITSMKDIAFIVLPIIFIRSTCYMIGLGVLITSGLTKEYAKNLWYSNLVYMLLISTLVIFEMVNIDNLSYVLVGTLIFELLYRIYICIKHDKSHWIF
- a CDS encoding glycosyltransferase family 2 protein encodes the protein MKVSVLLSAYNAEDFIEKAIKSILEQSYNNLELIVINDGSTDGTLSIINKFNDPRLVLINRENKGLTKSLNEAIDIATGEYICRQDADDYSYKNRIETQLEFLTVTGSDLVFCQAYDGLNAMPKRHMLNKKITARQLIFGNVLTHGTVFGKALIFKENRYDEDWKFGQDYELWLRLLKLGFCMNWSEDELYFLKKHENSISVLNASKQEELAINAIRKNGYNDLFFIRKHDGLVSTFFKKILKRFILFIET
- a CDS encoding glycosyltransferase translates to MNKVLFDLTSTQSSSESPVHGGGEYAKFVFYAALKFSKRLVCFYDAKRELDKSIFHKCTSANVELIAIESHKDISELLERDDIQTLYSALPYEYDSLELHGKRFVGTVHGIRSVECPTDKFEYIYKLSKKSQLRSFVGNLVKSRSSRKENAKKSFAKLLYKSNFEIITDSIHSKYSMLAHYPELNSENIVVFRCPYNFDKTSIKESLKSRDYFLLVSANRWIKNNYRSIIALDQLFSEQKLEQNVVVLGCGEVDFSKHVVNRDKFIFEGYVEETKLNDYFSNAYAFIYSTLNEGYGYPPIKAMEYGTPVLASSNTSVHEVCKDAAIYFNPLSISELKTRILTLVNEQSLREKIIENGFQVVEDLKGSNQMQLDDIVHYIFEIRDEYA